One genomic segment of Xyrauchen texanus isolate HMW12.3.18 chromosome 5, RBS_HiC_50CHRs, whole genome shotgun sequence includes these proteins:
- the LOC127643399 gene encoding calmodulin-regulated spectrin-associated protein 3-like isoform X1, producing MIPSVPGPVMMDASAVKRTAPVPEISPLDRYDSTRAKSRACVRWLLTRAHGSEESVPAGLKEALSSDQDGEMCPALERLLVSGDLYCRVFSSHPLASITAPPRDHVTLLQLLSRYSVTPLHMDQQNPVKETQLTQKPINMGAHLAVIDALMSLSAMETVGRVKMAKETDQFGGNTLWENSLLFWINKVNQKLRESSNVEENQKPNTCTDLQTVQPSCPQRWYWKLVPHAIAFCLKESGNKPPVIRYRKDKVQSPHTPVFVLVSGVKDLSNGCAIAAAVHFYCPQILPLEDVCLKDTMSVADSLCNLQLIREFCETHLKSCCPLQLEDLLYAPPTLQLNIMCFLSELFAVFEVQKPDFVKPLHTLDLTDASDMVDCTSPISGNSNSGSPSFLLKQPFGPQSSSMSEGRGWGKKQISRPLSAVAFSIPFPLDSDVDVVMGNPLVRSVSTDSLTMATNPGPYTPSEDLSKLIGQAPLGELPTLEESLQIIHTGRPVHNEPRLRPEGAPSGFFLHSPDEGGTTLSSSAPCRSGMMYRPMGGGPDSSRIRGGVKRPPIGSQDDFVLLDGGLESDASEDFPKTSPSPANGPKAGRITSFAERRRKMPESPSNSRSQDVEEQFSPAGMCPVGAAEAQELGARLDEKRRSIEAQKRRIEAIFTKHRQRLGKTAFLQLQKKQGEEVEDDSQTLSLDERLTQMEHQLQQEEDNEKQEEKKKEVEGKVKDGEQNKSPSDVVAPPKLEKQVTFSIEIKKMEGKEPPLEEYNEAVAKLSSALQTLQRDMQLLTEQQQKLMGKKSTSSQKNSLSNKRPQSSKAWIIPATPKPSATPHATPPHLPRDSTHIISPSGSPSRSRQPSDTPRSPQSSALSAPCKSRNAAPKSPKRQRPSRPTDFGFQPIKRVLTPPQNVDMLPHLRRVSPSKCQVQTSSSLRLGGPCTPQDSPKQPAPAHESTSESGSSEHHTPIFTLELEAGPPSALPAELLGGGCSSGAPSECSFESDVLLSSAPVKDERKDTEGAGTLEDDTDLEQGPEIFSSDSMSDQTESESQMGLDVFFKEEGLSDEEMAQKRALLLERQQKRAKEIKRRKRGQDPENSQQSSSDDLRPSQTPPLSQSLPTISYTPPLPTQATAPGTPLHWGAFTRAEYEHRHQLKIMADLEKILKQKPAKHSGKKQLAHKPHNNHELARTLSPRKMSTAAADQKNGGSQPADKPACQSDSPSRVMSSGQPANQNREKDCDNGSNASSPASIPEYTGPKLFKEPSFKSNKFIIHNALSRCCLAGKVNESQKNKIIEEMEKSSACHFLILLRDSTCQFRAVYTLDGQSGELQRLCGIGPRAISSSAVEAIYKYSSDRKQFNALPSRTLSMSVDAFTIPAQLWHCKKPGTPKKSATPTQTTPSH from the exons ATGATACCGTCAGTCCCGGGCCCGGTCATGATGGACGCGTCTGCCGTTAAGAGAACAGCGCCGGTACCGGAGATCAGCCCGCTGGACCGATACGACTCCACCCGAGCCAAGAGCCGCGCCTGTGTCCGGTGGCTGCTGACCCGAGCACACGGatctgaag agagTGTTCCCGCCGGCCTGAAGGAGGCGCTGTCCTCTGATCAGGATGGAGAAATGTGTCCTGCTCTTGAGCGCCTCCTGGTGTCTGGTGATCTGTACTGCCGTGTGTTCTCGTCACACCCTCTCGCGAGTATCACAGCGCCCCCTCGAGATCATGTTACTCTCCTGCAGCTGCTGAGCCGCTACAGCGTCACGCCGCTTCACATGGACCAGCAGAACCCGGTTAAAGAGACACAACTGACCCAGAAACCCATTAACATG GGAGCCCACCTGGCTGTAATTGATGCGCTGATGTCACTCAGTGCCATGGAAACAGTGGGTCGGGTCAAGATGGCGAAGGAGACCGATCAGTTTGGCGGCAACACGCTCTGGGAGAACTCGCTACTCTTCTGGATCAACAAG gtGAACCAGAAGTTGAGGGAAAGTTCTAATGTCGAGGAGAACCAGAAACCAAACACCTGCACAGACCTGCAAACAGTTCAGCCATCA TGTCCTCAGCGCTGGTACTGGAAACTGGTCCCA CATGCCATCGCATTTTGTTTGAAGGAGTCTGGGAATAAACCTCCTGTG ATCCGATACAGGAAGGATAAGGTTCAGTCTCCGCACACTCCAGTGTTTGTGTTGGTGTCTGGTGTGAAGGATCTGTCTAACGGTTGTGCCATCGCCGCTGCGGTTCACTTCTACTGTCCACAGATTCTGCCCTTAGAGG ACGTGTGTTTAAAGGACACGATGTCTGTGGCAGACAGTCTGTGCAATCTCCAGCTGATCCGAGAGTTCTGTGAAACCCATTTGAAGAGCTGCTGCCCCCTACAGCTGGAGGACTTACTGTATGCCCCGCCCACTTTACAG TTGAACATCATGTGCTTCCTTTCGGAGCTGTTTGCCGTATTTGAAGTGCAGAAGCCAGATTTCGTCAAACCCCTCCACACACTGGACCTAACAG ATGCGTCCGATATGGTTGACTGCACGAGTCCCATCAGTGGCAACAGCAACAG TGGTTCTCCGTCGTTCCTTCTGAAGCAGCCATTCGGGCCTCAGTCTTCCTCGATGTCTG AAGGACGAGGTTGGGGCAAAAAACAAATCAG CCGTCCTCTATCTGCTGTGGCATTTAGCATCCCATTCCCTCTGGACAGTGATGTTGATGTTGTGATGGGCAACCCTCTAGTCCGTTCCGTCAGCACTGACAGCCTCACAATGGCAACCAACCCCGGCCCTTACACGCCCTCAGAGGATCTGAGCAAGCTTATTGGTCAGGCTCCTCTAGGGGAGTTGCCTACCTTAGAAGAGTCATTACAGATCATTCATACGGGCCGTCCTGTGCACAATGAGCCTCGCCTGCGGCCAGAGGGGGCACCTTCTGGCTTCTTTCTCCACTCCCCAGATGAGGGTGGGACCACACTGAGCAGCTCTGCCCCCTGTCGGTCAGGGATGATGTATCGGCCAATGGGAGGAGGGCCTGATAGCAGCAGGATCCGAGGTGGTGTCAAACGACCACCTATAGGTTCACAAGACGACTTTGTGCTTCTTGATGGAGGTCTAGAGTCTGACGCATCAGAAGACTTCCCCAAAACCTCCCCAAGCCCAGCCAACGGCCCCAAGGCTGGCCGAATTACAAGTTTTGCAGAGCGCAGGAGGAAAATGCCAGAATCTCCCAGCAATTCCAGGTCCCAGGACGTAGAGGAGCAATTCAGCCCTGCAGGGATGTGTCCTGTTGGGGCTGCAGAGGCGCAAGAGCTAGGGGCACGTCTGGATGAGAAACGCAGATCAATAGAAGCTCAGAAGAGACGAATTGAAGCCATCTTTACCAAGCACAGACAAAGGCTAGGCAAGACTGCCTTCCTTCAGCTCCAGAAGAAACAAGGGGAAGAGGTGGAAGATGACAGTCAGACCCTAAGTCTGGATGAACGACTGACCCAAATGGAGCATCAGCTTCAACAGGAGGAGGACAATGAGAAAcaggaggaaaagaagaaagaGGTTGAGGGGAAAGTGAAGGATGGGGAGCAAAATAAGAGCCCCAGTGATGTTGTTGCTCCTCCCAAACTGGAGAAACAGGTGACCTTCTCTATTGAAATCAAGAAAATGGAGGGAAAAGAGCCACCATTGGAGGAATACAATGAGGCGGTGGCTAAGCTGAGCTCTGCCCTCCAGACCCTGCAGAGAGACATGCAGCTGCttacagaacaacaacaaaagctcATGGGAAAGAAAAGCACGAGTTCTCAAAAAAACAGCCTGTCAAATAAGAGGCCTCAGTCTAGTAAGGCATGGATCATCCCAGCCACTCCCAAACCCTCTGCCACACCCCATGCCACACCCCCTCATCTTCCAAGAGACTCCACCCATATCATTTCACCCTCTGGATCTCCATCACGATCGAGACAACCTTCTGACACACCCAGATCTCCCCAAAGCTCTGCATTATCCGCTCCATGCAAGTCCCGTAATGCTGCTCCCAAGAGCCCAAAACGACAGCGTCCCTCTCGCCCCACGGACTTTGGCTTCCAGCCAATCAAGCGTGTTCTAACTCCCCCACAGAACGTTGACATGCTCCCCCATCTGCGGAGAGTGTCTCCGAGCAAGTGTCAAGTGCAGACCTCGTCCTCGCTACGACTTGGGGGCCCATGCACACCACAGGACTCTCCAAAGCAACCTGCTCCGGCCCATGAAAGCACCTCGGAATCAGGCTCCAGCGAACATCACACCCCCATCTTTACCCTGGAGCTGGAGGCCGGACCTCCATCTGCACTCCCAGCTGAACTGTTAGGAGGTGGGTGCAGCTCAGGTGCCCCATCGGAGTGTTCGTTTGAAAGTGACGTTCTCCTCAGCAGCGCTCCCGTGAAAGACGAGAGGAAGGATACTGAGGGTGCGGGAACACTGGAGGACGACACAGATCTAGAACAAGGTCCAGAAATATTCTCATCCGATTCCATGAGTGACCAGACAGAGAGCGAGAGCCAAATGGGGCTCGATGTTTTCTTTAAG GAGGAGGGTCTCTCGGATGAGGAAATGGCCCAGAAAAGAGCTTTGCTGctggaaagacagcaaaaacgAGCGAAAGAGATCAAGAGACGGAAACGCGGACAAGACCCTGAGAATAG TCAACAGTCTTCCTCAGATGACCTGCGACCTTCTCAGACTCCACCTCTTTCACAGTCGCTACCCACCATATCGTACACCCCACCCCTTCCCACTCAGGCCACGGCCCCCGGCACGCCCCTGCATTGGGGAGCATTCACACGGGCGGAATATGAACACCGTCATCAGCTGAAGATCATGGCGGATCTAGAAAAGATTCTCAAACAGAAACCAGCAAAACACAGTGGCAAAAAACAACTTGCACACAAACCGCACAACAACCACGAGCTAGCTCGCACACTCTCGCCGAGGAAGATGAGTACAG CTGCAGCTGACCAGAAGAATGGTGGATCCCAACCAGCTGATAAACCAGCATG CCAATCAGATTCACCCTCAAGGGTGATGTCATCAGGCCAGCCGGCCAATCAGAACAGAGAGAAAGACTGTGACAATGGCTCCAATGCCTCGTCTCCAGCTTCAATCCCAGAATACACTG GTCCTAAATTGTTTAAGGAACCCAGTTTTAAATCCAACAAGTTCATCATTCACAACGCTCTCTCACGCTGCTGTCTTGCAGGCAAAGTCAACGaatcacagaaaaacaaaatcatagAG GAGATGGAGAAGAGCTCGGCTTGTCACTTCCTGATTCTCCTGCGAGATTCCACGTGCCAGTTTCGTGCGGTCTACACTCTAGACGGCCAATCAGGGGAGCTGCAGCGGCTCTGTGGCATTGGCCCTCGTGCCATCTCCTCTTCAGCCGTGGAGGCCATTTATAAATATAGCTCCGACAGGAAGCAGTTCAATGCACTCCCGTCTCGAACCCTGAGCATGAGCGTAGACGCTTTCACGATCCCCGCCCAGCTGTGGCACTGCAAGAAACCTGGCACACCCAAAAAATCAGCCACACCCACCCAAACAACCCCTTCCCACTGA
- the LOC127643399 gene encoding calmodulin-regulated spectrin-associated protein 3-like isoform X2 produces the protein MIPSVPGPVMMDASAVKRTAPVPEISPLDRYDSTRAKSRACVRWLLTRAHGSEESVPAGLKEALSSDQDGEMCPALERLLVSGDLYCRVFSSHPLASITAPPRDHVTLLQLLSRYSVTPLHMDQQNPVKETQLTQKPINMGAHLAVIDALMSLSAMETVGRVKMAKETDQFGGNTLWENSLLFWINKVNQKLRESSNVEENQKPNTCTDLQTVQPSCPQRWYWKLVPIRYRKDKVQSPHTPVFVLVSGVKDLSNGCAIAAAVHFYCPQILPLEDVCLKDTMSVADSLCNLQLIREFCETHLKSCCPLQLEDLLYAPPTLQLNIMCFLSELFAVFEVQKPDFVKPLHTLDLTDASDMVDCTSPISGNSNSGSPSFLLKQPFGPQSSSMSEGRGWGKKQISRPLSAVAFSIPFPLDSDVDVVMGNPLVRSVSTDSLTMATNPGPYTPSEDLSKLIGQAPLGELPTLEESLQIIHTGRPVHNEPRLRPEGAPSGFFLHSPDEGGTTLSSSAPCRSGMMYRPMGGGPDSSRIRGGVKRPPIGSQDDFVLLDGGLESDASEDFPKTSPSPANGPKAGRITSFAERRRKMPESPSNSRSQDVEEQFSPAGMCPVGAAEAQELGARLDEKRRSIEAQKRRIEAIFTKHRQRLGKTAFLQLQKKQGEEVEDDSQTLSLDERLTQMEHQLQQEEDNEKQEEKKKEVEGKVKDGEQNKSPSDVVAPPKLEKQVTFSIEIKKMEGKEPPLEEYNEAVAKLSSALQTLQRDMQLLTEQQQKLMGKKSTSSQKNSLSNKRPQSSKAWIIPATPKPSATPHATPPHLPRDSTHIISPSGSPSRSRQPSDTPRSPQSSALSAPCKSRNAAPKSPKRQRPSRPTDFGFQPIKRVLTPPQNVDMLPHLRRVSPSKCQVQTSSSLRLGGPCTPQDSPKQPAPAHESTSESGSSEHHTPIFTLELEAGPPSALPAELLGGGCSSGAPSECSFESDVLLSSAPVKDERKDTEGAGTLEDDTDLEQGPEIFSSDSMSDQTESESQMGLDVFFKEEGLSDEEMAQKRALLLERQQKRAKEIKRRKRGQDPENSQQSSSDDLRPSQTPPLSQSLPTISYTPPLPTQATAPGTPLHWGAFTRAEYEHRHQLKIMADLEKILKQKPAKHSGKKQLAHKPHNNHELARTLSPRKMSTAAADQKNGGSQPADKPACQSDSPSRVMSSGQPANQNREKDCDNGSNASSPASIPEYTGPKLFKEPSFKSNKFIIHNALSRCCLAGKVNESQKNKIIEEMEKSSACHFLILLRDSTCQFRAVYTLDGQSGELQRLCGIGPRAISSSAVEAIYKYSSDRKQFNALPSRTLSMSVDAFTIPAQLWHCKKPGTPKKSATPTQTTPSH, from the exons ATGATACCGTCAGTCCCGGGCCCGGTCATGATGGACGCGTCTGCCGTTAAGAGAACAGCGCCGGTACCGGAGATCAGCCCGCTGGACCGATACGACTCCACCCGAGCCAAGAGCCGCGCCTGTGTCCGGTGGCTGCTGACCCGAGCACACGGatctgaag agagTGTTCCCGCCGGCCTGAAGGAGGCGCTGTCCTCTGATCAGGATGGAGAAATGTGTCCTGCTCTTGAGCGCCTCCTGGTGTCTGGTGATCTGTACTGCCGTGTGTTCTCGTCACACCCTCTCGCGAGTATCACAGCGCCCCCTCGAGATCATGTTACTCTCCTGCAGCTGCTGAGCCGCTACAGCGTCACGCCGCTTCACATGGACCAGCAGAACCCGGTTAAAGAGACACAACTGACCCAGAAACCCATTAACATG GGAGCCCACCTGGCTGTAATTGATGCGCTGATGTCACTCAGTGCCATGGAAACAGTGGGTCGGGTCAAGATGGCGAAGGAGACCGATCAGTTTGGCGGCAACACGCTCTGGGAGAACTCGCTACTCTTCTGGATCAACAAG gtGAACCAGAAGTTGAGGGAAAGTTCTAATGTCGAGGAGAACCAGAAACCAAACACCTGCACAGACCTGCAAACAGTTCAGCCATCA TGTCCTCAGCGCTGGTACTGGAAACTGGTCCCA ATCCGATACAGGAAGGATAAGGTTCAGTCTCCGCACACTCCAGTGTTTGTGTTGGTGTCTGGTGTGAAGGATCTGTCTAACGGTTGTGCCATCGCCGCTGCGGTTCACTTCTACTGTCCACAGATTCTGCCCTTAGAGG ACGTGTGTTTAAAGGACACGATGTCTGTGGCAGACAGTCTGTGCAATCTCCAGCTGATCCGAGAGTTCTGTGAAACCCATTTGAAGAGCTGCTGCCCCCTACAGCTGGAGGACTTACTGTATGCCCCGCCCACTTTACAG TTGAACATCATGTGCTTCCTTTCGGAGCTGTTTGCCGTATTTGAAGTGCAGAAGCCAGATTTCGTCAAACCCCTCCACACACTGGACCTAACAG ATGCGTCCGATATGGTTGACTGCACGAGTCCCATCAGTGGCAACAGCAACAG TGGTTCTCCGTCGTTCCTTCTGAAGCAGCCATTCGGGCCTCAGTCTTCCTCGATGTCTG AAGGACGAGGTTGGGGCAAAAAACAAATCAG CCGTCCTCTATCTGCTGTGGCATTTAGCATCCCATTCCCTCTGGACAGTGATGTTGATGTTGTGATGGGCAACCCTCTAGTCCGTTCCGTCAGCACTGACAGCCTCACAATGGCAACCAACCCCGGCCCTTACACGCCCTCAGAGGATCTGAGCAAGCTTATTGGTCAGGCTCCTCTAGGGGAGTTGCCTACCTTAGAAGAGTCATTACAGATCATTCATACGGGCCGTCCTGTGCACAATGAGCCTCGCCTGCGGCCAGAGGGGGCACCTTCTGGCTTCTTTCTCCACTCCCCAGATGAGGGTGGGACCACACTGAGCAGCTCTGCCCCCTGTCGGTCAGGGATGATGTATCGGCCAATGGGAGGAGGGCCTGATAGCAGCAGGATCCGAGGTGGTGTCAAACGACCACCTATAGGTTCACAAGACGACTTTGTGCTTCTTGATGGAGGTCTAGAGTCTGACGCATCAGAAGACTTCCCCAAAACCTCCCCAAGCCCAGCCAACGGCCCCAAGGCTGGCCGAATTACAAGTTTTGCAGAGCGCAGGAGGAAAATGCCAGAATCTCCCAGCAATTCCAGGTCCCAGGACGTAGAGGAGCAATTCAGCCCTGCAGGGATGTGTCCTGTTGGGGCTGCAGAGGCGCAAGAGCTAGGGGCACGTCTGGATGAGAAACGCAGATCAATAGAAGCTCAGAAGAGACGAATTGAAGCCATCTTTACCAAGCACAGACAAAGGCTAGGCAAGACTGCCTTCCTTCAGCTCCAGAAGAAACAAGGGGAAGAGGTGGAAGATGACAGTCAGACCCTAAGTCTGGATGAACGACTGACCCAAATGGAGCATCAGCTTCAACAGGAGGAGGACAATGAGAAAcaggaggaaaagaagaaagaGGTTGAGGGGAAAGTGAAGGATGGGGAGCAAAATAAGAGCCCCAGTGATGTTGTTGCTCCTCCCAAACTGGAGAAACAGGTGACCTTCTCTATTGAAATCAAGAAAATGGAGGGAAAAGAGCCACCATTGGAGGAATACAATGAGGCGGTGGCTAAGCTGAGCTCTGCCCTCCAGACCCTGCAGAGAGACATGCAGCTGCttacagaacaacaacaaaagctcATGGGAAAGAAAAGCACGAGTTCTCAAAAAAACAGCCTGTCAAATAAGAGGCCTCAGTCTAGTAAGGCATGGATCATCCCAGCCACTCCCAAACCCTCTGCCACACCCCATGCCACACCCCCTCATCTTCCAAGAGACTCCACCCATATCATTTCACCCTCTGGATCTCCATCACGATCGAGACAACCTTCTGACACACCCAGATCTCCCCAAAGCTCTGCATTATCCGCTCCATGCAAGTCCCGTAATGCTGCTCCCAAGAGCCCAAAACGACAGCGTCCCTCTCGCCCCACGGACTTTGGCTTCCAGCCAATCAAGCGTGTTCTAACTCCCCCACAGAACGTTGACATGCTCCCCCATCTGCGGAGAGTGTCTCCGAGCAAGTGTCAAGTGCAGACCTCGTCCTCGCTACGACTTGGGGGCCCATGCACACCACAGGACTCTCCAAAGCAACCTGCTCCGGCCCATGAAAGCACCTCGGAATCAGGCTCCAGCGAACATCACACCCCCATCTTTACCCTGGAGCTGGAGGCCGGACCTCCATCTGCACTCCCAGCTGAACTGTTAGGAGGTGGGTGCAGCTCAGGTGCCCCATCGGAGTGTTCGTTTGAAAGTGACGTTCTCCTCAGCAGCGCTCCCGTGAAAGACGAGAGGAAGGATACTGAGGGTGCGGGAACACTGGAGGACGACACAGATCTAGAACAAGGTCCAGAAATATTCTCATCCGATTCCATGAGTGACCAGACAGAGAGCGAGAGCCAAATGGGGCTCGATGTTTTCTTTAAG GAGGAGGGTCTCTCGGATGAGGAAATGGCCCAGAAAAGAGCTTTGCTGctggaaagacagcaaaaacgAGCGAAAGAGATCAAGAGACGGAAACGCGGACAAGACCCTGAGAATAG TCAACAGTCTTCCTCAGATGACCTGCGACCTTCTCAGACTCCACCTCTTTCACAGTCGCTACCCACCATATCGTACACCCCACCCCTTCCCACTCAGGCCACGGCCCCCGGCACGCCCCTGCATTGGGGAGCATTCACACGGGCGGAATATGAACACCGTCATCAGCTGAAGATCATGGCGGATCTAGAAAAGATTCTCAAACAGAAACCAGCAAAACACAGTGGCAAAAAACAACTTGCACACAAACCGCACAACAACCACGAGCTAGCTCGCACACTCTCGCCGAGGAAGATGAGTACAG CTGCAGCTGACCAGAAGAATGGTGGATCCCAACCAGCTGATAAACCAGCATG CCAATCAGATTCACCCTCAAGGGTGATGTCATCAGGCCAGCCGGCCAATCAGAACAGAGAGAAAGACTGTGACAATGGCTCCAATGCCTCGTCTCCAGCTTCAATCCCAGAATACACTG GTCCTAAATTGTTTAAGGAACCCAGTTTTAAATCCAACAAGTTCATCATTCACAACGCTCTCTCACGCTGCTGTCTTGCAGGCAAAGTCAACGaatcacagaaaaacaaaatcatagAG GAGATGGAGAAGAGCTCGGCTTGTCACTTCCTGATTCTCCTGCGAGATTCCACGTGCCAGTTTCGTGCGGTCTACACTCTAGACGGCCAATCAGGGGAGCTGCAGCGGCTCTGTGGCATTGGCCCTCGTGCCATCTCCTCTTCAGCCGTGGAGGCCATTTATAAATATAGCTCCGACAGGAAGCAGTTCAATGCACTCCCGTCTCGAACCCTGAGCATGAGCGTAGACGCTTTCACGATCCCCGCCCAGCTGTGGCACTGCAAGAAACCTGGCACACCCAAAAAATCAGCCACACCCACCCAAACAACCCCTTCCCACTGA